The DNA region GCTAGTGTTCAACTTCCCTTTGGAGCAAGGCAATTTCGTCGGCAAACCGTGTACAATGTTATAACGCGGCGGGAAGGCGCTAGGGAGGCTGGAGGGCCGGTCTGCGCAGGGGGTCAGGGGGCGGGTTGCGCCGCGGTTCTGGAAGCGCGCGGGAAACAATCCCATAAGGGTTCTGGGTTCCGTTGCGCAAAGCTAGACGCCAAAGCCCAAGGGGGGTTGGGGGCTTCTGCGCCAATGCCGCCGCGGCTACTCTTTGGCCGCTCCGATCATCGCCAGGATTGCCGCCTTCGTTTCCGCGGGCAGCGCCGGCCAGCGGTCTACCACTTTGGCCAAGCTGGGGTCGATGGCAGGAGTTTGAACGGGCTCGGCTGGATCGGCGTTTGGGGCAGGAATGGCTAGTATCCGCGCATAAACTGCTGCGCCCTGCGCTGCGCGACGGCCAGAATCAGCGTTTTCCTCGGGATTTTCCGGGCATGGTATCTGATTGCAAATCCGCCATCGTCGGTTCGACTCCGACCGGCGCCTCTGCGCAGCTTTTTTTATAAGCCGATTGAAACAACCATTCAGAGGCGATTCCTTTCCATGGTTTCCAAAACAATCGCGGTCGGCTAACGGAATGTTCTCCGATCGGCAGCTTGTCAAATCGTTTCTCAGCGCAAATACAACCGTCGATCGAGCGATTTTGGCCTCGGGCGACGGCTATTTTCGTTTTCCGAGCCGATGACCATTGATCGGTGAATGCTAGTTTTCCGTCGGCCGCAAGGCAATTCACTGTTTTAATTTGGTCACCTGTGAATGGCAGTCCGACGCGCTGTCGAAAGGTGCGGTGGATGTGATTTCGTCGTTCTTTCTATTTCGCCCTTGCTCACGCGGCGGCTTCCAAGTCGTCTCATCATTGAAATGGGGTTGGCCCGACCACTCGGGCGGAAAAGCTATCATCCCAACAGATTTCCATCTATATTTGGAGGTGTTCGCGGAGAGGCACTGTTTTCAACTCCGATCGTCTTGCTACAGAACACCGCGTCATGAACAGCACACGGTTTCATCCGCGCCGACGCTCATCGATCAGCATCGTCGGCTTGACTCTTGTATTTATTGCCATCGCCGGTCGGAAACCGTTGTTTGCTGCGCCGACACCGGCGCAAAGCCAGAAGCTCAAACATGCCGAAACGCTGATCAAGTCTTCCGAAATGCAGGCGCGATCGAAAAAATACGATGAAGCGAGCAAAGAACTGCAAGATGCTCAGAAGCTGCTGACCGAGGTAGAGCGAGCCCCTGAGCTTGCCAGCCAGGTCGCCGGACTGAAAAAACGCTTGGATCGCGTTGAATTGCAAATCGACGCAGCATCGGGTAAGTCCAATGCGGCCGCTGGCACCGCGGGTCGCAACGTGAGCTTCACAAAGACTGTAGCGCCGATATTGCTCTCCAAATGTGGCCGCTGCCATGTGAACGACCGCAAAGGGGACTTCAGCATGGCAAACTATGAACTCCTAAGACTTGGAACGAAAGATGGCGTTGTCATCATGCCCGGCAAAGGGGGCGGCAGTCGGTTGGTGGAGGTGATCGAATCCGGAGACATGCCGCGCGGCAATGGACCCAAAGTCACGAAGCCTGAACTCGACGCGATCACCAAATGGATCAACGAAGGGGCTCGGTTCGATGCGAAGAACGCTGACACACCCTTGGTGCGATTAGTTTCGACGGCTACGGCCAATGCCGCCAGTGCCATGGAACCCGCCGACCTCAAAGTTGTGACGGCGACGGGCAAGGAAACTGTTTCGTATGCGAAAGATATCGCTCCCGTGCTGCTGTCCACGTGCGTCGAATGCCACACTGCCCAGCGGCAATCGGGCCGCCTGTGCATGGATAATTTTAGTTTGCTCATCAAAGGGGGGCAAAACGGCAATCCGTGGGTACCGGGAGATTCGGCCGACAGCGTGGTCGTGAAAAAACTTAAGGGAATGCTCGGCCAGCGCATGCCACTGAATCGCGATCCATTGTCGGACGAGACGATCGCCAAATTTGAAAAGTGGATTTCAGAAGGGGCCAAGTACGACGGCGGCAATCCGGTCCAAACAACACCGATTCTGGTCCGCATGTTCAAAATCAAATATTCGACTCACGAGCAGTTGGCAAAAGAGCGAATCGAGTCGTCACAGCAAAAATGGCGTCTGGCCAGCCCAGCGAGTGATCCGACCATCCGCGAAACGAAGAATTTCTTACTGATTGGACGAACGAGCGAGGCCGTGCTCGGCGAAGTGGCCGATGCGGCCGAAACGCAAGCGACCGCCGTGGCTCGATCCTTTCGCGCTCCGGCCGATAAACCGCTCGTCAAGGGCCGCATTACGCTGTTTGTCTTCCCCGGCCGATACGATTACAGCGAATTCGGCAAGATGGTGGAATCGCGCCAACTGCCTGCCGATTGGCGCGGCCATTCCGGTGTTGATGACACGGATGTATTTGGCGCATTCGTGATGCCTGATTCCGCCGGTAGCAGCGAATATACGTTGGCCGGCATTGTTGGTGAGCAAGTCGCTGCGGCCTATGTCGGCAGCCTGAGCAACGTCCCCGAATGGTTTGCCGAAGGATGCGGTCATGCGTACGCGGCCAGAGCCGATCAAAAAGCCGCCCGCGTCAAACGATGGAACGAGCGCCTCGGTCAAATGGCCGAGGAAAAGCGTCTCGGCGAATTGCTCGGCAAGGGTCTTTCGCCAGAAGAAACCGAAGCCGCCGCCTACGGCTTTGTCCGAGCTCTGATGGGCAATAGCAGCAAATTCAATGCATTGCTCCTGGCCCTTCGCAAAGGCGAAGATTTCGAGCAAGCATTCACCCTAACATTCGGCCCACCGAAAGCCGTGCTGGCTATGTGGGTGAAATCGGTGCAGTGATTTAAGTCAGCGTGATCGCAACCAACTGCGGGGCGGGTGCTTGCCCTACGTTTGCCTCGTTTTGGCTCCCCGAGCGGAACCCTTCGAGGTCGAGTGTGACATACTTAAAGCCGAAATACTTGAGCTGACCCGTTAGTTGTTCCCGCGTTTCCGGTTCGGCAAGTCGAGCGATTGCCTCAAGAGGCACTTCCAGCCGAGCGAGGTCGCCACGGTGGTAGCGCACTCGAACCGTTCGCAGGCCCAGCGAACGAAGTAATTGCTCGGCTCGGTCGATCATCTGCAGCCGCTGGGGCGTCACTTCTTCGCCGTACGCCACACGGCTGGAAAGGCACGGCGATGCTGGTTTGTCCCACACAGGCAATTGCCACTCGGCGGCTAGCTCTCGAACCTCGGTCTTTGCAAGGCCGCACTCCAGCAGCGGGCTGCGAACGAGATGTTCGCCGGCCGCCACCATGCCGGGTCGCCAGTCGCCGACATCGTCGAGATTCGCACCGTTGGCAATCACCGTCATGCCAAGTCGCGGCAAAATCTGCTCCATCCGAGAATATAGTTCCGTCTTGCAAAAATAACACCGATTCGCGGGGTTGGCGGCATAATTGGCGTTGCTGAATTCATCGGTGTGGATGACCTCATGCCGAATCCCGATTCGTGCGGCCAATTGCCGCGCAGCCTCCAGTTCGCCTGCCGCCAGACTTGGGCTAACCGCCGTCACGGCCACGGCGCGACCGCCCAGCGCCAGTTGCGCAGCTTTGGCCACCACTGCGCTGTCTACACCGCCGGAAAACGCCACGGCGCAATTGTCATATTCGCCGAGTAATTCGAGCAATCGGTCGCGTTTTCGAGGGTCTAAGGACATAGCCACACTTTATGGAATCCTATCGCGATCGTATGCGCCGATCAACCGACGGCCGCCAGATAGCACGAGTGGGCCATACAGAATTCTTATCGTCGCGGCTGAAGTCCTTCGATTTAGAGGCATTGGTTTTGGGGGTTTCATTCCCAGTCACATTAAAATTTTTGACAAAACCCCTATGCGCAAATTTCGACTATTCCTTACAATGCCACGCTTTAGCTGAACGACGTCATTGGTTCAAAATCGGCCGATGGGACGGCCTGCGGGACCGACAGCGGGTGCCTTGTGGCAACCCGCTGAATTCCTGCTAATCCGACGCGTGGTAGGAATTTCGAGGGGAAATCTACCGTTGGGGTCTTCGGCCATCGGTCCATTGCGCGTCGAATCCGAATGGAATCTTGGTGGTGCGGCGCGGCTGTCAGGGAGGAAACTGCCTGGCTGCCTTTGACTCCTGTATTTCGGAATGCCATCGCGTTGTATGTCGGACACCCGGCTTGATTGAGTGACGTTCAAACTAGCTTCATCAAAATCAGACCATCACTATCACCGTATTTGGAGATCTGCCGTGAAATTTGTTCGTCGGTTGCCGCAATTGGCAACCTTACTCAATTTAGGAACTCTTTGTTTTGTCATGCTCGCCGGCTCAACGGCGTTGGCCAGCGAGGCCGATTTGGCCATACCCGATCTGAGACAAGGAGAATTCCATTTCGGTGACGCGACGATTACCGCTTGGAAACTGCTGTTCTATGGCGCCTGGGTCATTGTCGGAACCTTGAGCATTAGCCTCTATTTGCGCGCATCGATCAAACGCTTGCCGGCTCACGAGTCGATGTTGAACATTGCCGAAATTATTTTTCAAACTTGCAAAACCTATCTGATCCAGCAAGGCAAGTTTTTGATAATGCTGTTCATCTTGATCG from Pirellulales bacterium includes:
- the larE gene encoding ATP-dependent sacrificial sulfur transferase LarE; this translates as MSLDPRKRDRLLELLGEYDNCAVAFSGGVDSAVVAKAAQLALGGRAVAVTAVSPSLAAGELEAARQLAARIGIRHEVIHTDEFSNANYAANPANRCYFCKTELYSRMEQILPRLGMTVIANGANLDDVGDWRPGMVAAGEHLVRSPLLECGLAKTEVRELAAEWQLPVWDKPASPCLSSRVAYGEEVTPQRLQMIDRAEQLLRSLGLRTVRVRYHRGDLARLEVPLEAIARLAEPETREQLTGQLKYFGFKYVTLDLEGFRSGSQNEANVGQAPAPQLVAITLT